Genomic window (Mesorhizobium sp. M4B.F.Ca.ET.058.02.1.1):
CGGACCGACTGGATCGCCCGCGATGGTGAAGCTGCCGGCCGGCGCGTCATCCGGCAGCAGCAACCGCAGCACCCGGATGCCGAGACGCTCGGCAACTTCGACCGCCAGCCCCTGCTCATCCCTGGCAACCAGGATCGCCTTGGCGCCGATGTCGGAGAGATAGAAATCGAGCTCGTCGGCCCGGTAGGCCGGATTGAGCGGAGCAGTCGAGGCCGCCGCCGCCACGGCGAGGAAGGCGGTCGCCATCTCCGGCCCGTTAGGCAGCACGATCGCCACACGGTCGCCACGGCCGAGGCCTAGCTCATTCATCTTCGCGACCGTCTCGCGGATCAGCCGGCGCAAACCGCCATGCGTGAGCGTCGGCCTATCAGGGGCCGAAACAGCCGGCGCGTCAGTGGCGCCGGGGGCGAGGCGGTGCGCAAGGTCCACAGTGTCAGCGGTATTGGTCATGGTCACCGACTATCTTTCCAGCCTGCAAAAATCCAGCCGAGCGGCAGCACGCAATCGTGAAGCCGCCGGCATCAGTATCCGAGCGCAAGTCCGTCCTTGCGTGGGTCAGACGCGCCGGTCAGCGTTCCCTTTTCCCAGTCGATCAGCACCGCCTGCCCGCCCCCCAGCGGATGATCTGGCTCCATCACCTGGTGGCCGCGCCGGCGCAGGCCTGCAACCGCGTCGACCGGCACGCTGCGCTCCGCCTCCGCCACGCCGCTGTTGTAGAAGACTCGCGGCGCATCCAGCGCCTGCTGCGGGTCCATGCCGAAGTCGATCATGTTGGTCAGCAGGTGAACGTGGCCGAAAGGCTGGTAGCCGCCGCCCATGACGCCGAACGGCATCATCGCGCGGCCGTCCTTGGTCATCATGCCCGGCATGATGGTGTGCATCGGCCGCTTGCCGGGCGCTATGGCATTCGGGTGCTTCGGATCGAGGCGGAAGCTGGTGCCCCTGTTCTGCAGCACGACGCCGCTCTTCGGGCTGACGACACCGCTGCCGAAGGAATAGTAGGTGGAGTTGATGAAGCTCACCGCATTCAAGTCGCGGTCGACGACGGAAATGTAGACGGTGTCGCTGCCCGGCAGGTCGAGGCGCGGCAATTCGGTCATGGCACGCTCGCGGTCGATCGCGGCGCGCAGCCGGTCGGCGTAAGCGCCGGACAAAAGCTCCTTCACCGGGACGGCGACATGATCCTGGTCGCCGAGAAACGTGTCGCGGTCGCGGTAGGCCAGCCGCCCGGCCTCGATCTCCAGATGCAGGCGTTCGGCGCCATTGGGGTCGAGTTCACCGAGTTTGAAGCCGGACAGCACGTTCAGCATCAGAAGCGCGGTCAGGCCCTGATTGTTCGGCGGCATCTGGTGGATGCCGTAACCGCGGTAGTCGATGCCGACCGGGTTCTTGTAGTCGCCCTTGGTCGAAGCAAAATCGTCGAGCGTGTGCAGTCCGCCGAGCTGGCGGAGCCGGCCGACGATGTCGTCGGCCACCGCGCCTTCGTAGAAGCCAGCGCGGCCTTTCTTCGCGATGATGCGCAGCGTTTCGGCAAGCTCCGGCTGGCGATGGACGTCGCCGGCCTTGGGCGGCTGGCCGCCGGGCAGGAAGATGCGCGCCGCCACCTCGTCGGCCGACAGGTCGGTTTCGGGATCCTCCCAGTCGAAGGCGACGCGGTCGTGCACGACGTAGCCATTTTCCGCGTAGTGGATGGCGGGCGCCAATGCGTCGGCAATGCCCTTGCGGCCATGGTCTTCCAGCAGCCGGCACCAGGCATCGACCGCGCCCGGTACAGTGACCGCGTGGGGACCCTGCTTCGGAAGCTCGCTGAAGCCGTTCTCCAGATACCAGTCGACGGTTGCGGCGGCAGGCGCACGCCCCGAACCGTTGAAGGCCAGCACCTTGCCTTGCCCTTTCGGGCAGAAGAGGACAAAGCAGTCGCCGCCGATGCCGGTCGACTGCGGCTCGACCACCGCCTGCACGGCGGCGGCGCAGACGGCGGCGTCCATCGCATTGCCGCCGGAGCGCAGCATCTCGATGGCGGCAAGCGTGGCCAGCGGATGCGAGGTCGCGGCCATCGCTTCGGTGGAGCGGGCGGGCGAGCGGCCGGGGAATTGGAAATCACGCATGCTGTTTACGGTATCCCTGCATTCAACGTCCGCGGCCGAAAAGCTGAGCGGCGGACAACAAGACGATCGATAGCACGATCAGGCAAGTCGAAATGGCGGCAATGGTCGGATCGATCTGGTCGCGCAGAGCATTGAACATGCGGCGCGTCAGCGTCGTGGTTTCGCCGCCGGAGATGAACAGCGAAACCACCACCTCGTCGAAGGAGGTGATGAAGGCAAACAGCGCGCCCGAGACGATCGAGAAACGGATTTGCGGCATCGTCACCTGGCGGAAGGCGGAAAAGCGGTTGGCACCTAGGCTGCGCGCCACCTTCTCCTGGTTCATGTCGTAAGACCGCAGGCCGGAAAGCACGGTCAGCACCACCAGCGGCAAGGCCTGCACGGTGTGCGCGACGACAAGGCCGGTCAGCGTGTTGTTGAGGCCGATGCGGGCATAGAGGAAGAAGGTGCCGATGCCGATCAGGATGACCGGGATGATCAGCGAAGCGGTGAGCAGTGCATTGATGGCGCCGGTCATTCGCAGCGTGCCGATGTTGATGGCGTAGGCTGCGGCTGTGCCGAGTGGCGTAGCCACGAGCATCGTCATCACCGCGACCTTGACCGACACGATGGTGGCATCGCGCCATTCCACCGATCCGAAATAGCTCTCGTACCAGCGCAGCGACCATTCCTGGGGCGGGAACTGCAGCAGCGTCGAGCCGGAAAAGGACATAATGACGATGATGACCGACGGCGCGATCAGGAACAGCAGGACGAGGGCGCCAAGACCATAGAGCCAGAGCCGTTGCCGGTGCGAGATGGGCAGGGCATTTTCCATGCTCATCGCGAGCTCCAGACGCCGGTGGCGCGTGCGCCGAGCAGCCATTGGAACAGGCCGAGCAGGGCGAGCGTGACGGCAAGCAGCACGACGCCGAGCGCGGCGCCCGCGCCCCAGTTGGAATAGAGGCTGGTGGTCTGCTCCATGCGCATCGCCCACATGATGACCTTGCCGCCGCCCATCAATGCCGGCGTGACGAAAAAGCCGAGGCAGAGCACGAAGACGATGACCACGCCGGAGGCGAGGCCGGGCAGCGACAGCGGGAAGAATATCTGCCGGAAGGTGGCGGCCGGGCTGGCGCCGAGATTCATGCCTGCGCGCAGGCAATCGGTGTCGATCGTCTTCATCGAGGCGTAGAGCGGCAGCACTAGGAACGGCAGCATGATGTGGGTCATGCCGATAATGACGCCGGCGAAATTGTTGGCGAGCGGCAGCGGCTGGCTGATGACGCCGAGATCGATCAGCCAGCTGTTGATCAGGCCCTTGCGCTGCAGGATGACCAGCCAGGCATAGGTGCGCACCAGGACCGAGGTCCAGAACGGCAGGATGACCAAGACCAGGCATATCGAGGCCGCGCGACGCGGCAGTTGCGACAGCATGTAGGCCAGCGGATAGCCGAGCACGACGCAGGCGCCGGTGACGGCGAAGGCAACCTTGAAGGTGGTGAGGAAGGTCTTGATGTAGGAGGGCTGCTGGAAGAAGCGCGCGTAGTTCGAAGCGCTCAGCGCCCCGGTCTCGTCGAACAGCGACAGCCAGAACAGCCAGCCGATCGGCACGATGATGACGGCGAAGACGAGCAGCAGGCCGGGCGACAGCAGCGCCAGCAGCCCGAAGGATTCGCGGCGCGCATCGGCATGCAACGCATCGGCGTTGAGCGTCGGGGCGCTGGCATGGGGGAGTATGGCGGATTGCATGCTCATCAGTCCGCCGCCACCAGCACCACATCATCGGCATCGATACCGAGATTGACCGGTTCGCCGGGCCTTGGCAGCTTTGCCAGCACGTCACTGCGGCAATAGTCGCGCAGCGTCACCTGACGCCCATCTCGCAGCGTGGCATAGCAGGCGAAACTGTCGCCCTGGTAGATGACGTCGCCGACCGTCGCCGGGATCACGTTGACGCTGCCCGCCGGCGGAGCGTCGGCGACGAGGCGCAGCTTTTCCGGCCGCACCACCATCAAATGGCAGCCGGCGGCTGGCGCCGCAGACGTCATGCGGATCTTCCTGTCCTCATACCAGACGCTGCCGTTGCGGCTTTCGACCGGGATGAAGTTGGAATCGCCGATGAAGCCGGCGACGAAGCGCGTTTTGGGCGCGGCGTAGAGCACTTCCGGCCGGTCGATCTGCTCGATGCAGCCGGCATTCATGACGGCGATGCGATCCGACATGGTGATCGCCTCGCGCTGGTCGTGGGTGACGTAGACGGTCGTCATGCCCAGCCGGCGATGCAGATTGCGCAATTCGATCTGCATGTGTTCGCGCAGGCTCTTGTCCAGGGCCGAAAGCGGCTCGTCCATCAGCACGATGCGCGGTTCGAAGACGATGGCGCGGGCCAGCGCCACGCGCTGCCGCTGGCCGCCGGAAAGCTGGTCGACGCGGCGCTCGCCGAGCCCTTTCAACTGCACGAGGTCCAGCGCCTTTTCGACGCGCTCGGCCGTCTCCGACGCCGAGACGCGGCGCTGCTTCAACGGAAACGCGATGTTGTGGAAGACATTCATATGCGGGAACAGCGCATAGTTCTGAAACACCATTCCGATGTTGCGCCGGTGCGGCGGCATGGCGATGATCTCCTCGCCCCCGACCTTGATGCTGCCGGCATTCGCCCTGACGAAGCCCGCCAGGATCATCAGCAGCGTCGTCTTTCCCGAGCCCGACGGGCCAAGCAGCGTCAGGAATTCGCCGGCGGCGACATCGAGCGAAAGATCGCGCAGCACCGAGACGCCGCCGAACCTCTTCTCGATGCCGCTGATGCCGATTGGAAGCGCGGTCGGCGCGATGGACAAAAGCATCTCCCTGGACTCCGGATCATTCATGGCGGGACGGAGCTGGGCAGCGCCTGGACGCTGCCCCGACCGGTGCCACCCTGTCTATTGCTGGATCAGGTTGTCGAACTTCTCGGTCGCCTCCACGAGGGTGTCGCGCCAGAACTCGGGATCCTGCAGCACCTGCTTCTTGACGTTGTCCGGCGCCGAGTTGATGTCCTTGATCCGCTCCGGCGGGATCTTGCCGGTCTCGAAGGCCTTCTCGTTCGCCGGGCCGTTGTCGACATAGAGCGGCAGGTTGGCCTGAAGGTCGGGGCTGACAAACTTGGCCAGCGCCTTCATGGCGAGGTCCTTGTTCTTCGAGCCCTTGGGGATGACCATGCAGTCGGCGGTCAGAACGCCTTGGTCGAAGGAGAAGCTGACCGGCGCGCCTTCCTTCCGCAAGGTGCCGGCGCGGCCGTTCCAGATGCTTGCCATGTCGACCTCGCCGTCCTTGACGAGCTGCATGGCCTGCGCGCCGGAGGTCCACCAGGCGTCGACATGACCGCGGATCTTGTCGACGGACTGCAGCGCACCGTCGATGTCGACCGGATAGACCTTGTCGATCGGGATGCCCTTGGCAAGGGCGGCGACGCTCAGCGTTTCCGTCGCCTGGCTGCCTGAGAGCGCGCGGCGGCCCGGGAATTTCTCGACATCCCAGAAATCGGCCCAGGTCTTCGGCCCCTTGTCGCCGAAAACGTCGGTCCGGTAGATCAGCACGACCGAGGTGTAGGAGATGCCGACCCAGTCGTCATGGACGAGCTTGGGATTGATGCCGCTTCTGTCGATGACGCTGTAGTCGAGTTTCTCGAACAGGCCTTCCTTGGAGCCGCGCGCGCATTCGTCGGCGCCGAGCTCGGTGATGTCCCATTTGACGGCATTGCCGGTGACCTGCAGACGCACGTCGTCGAGACCGTTGGTGGTGTCTTCCTTGATGGTGATGCCGAGCGCATCGGCGGTCGGCTTGAAGAAGGCCTTGGTCTGCGCCTCCTGATAGGTGCCGCCCCATGAGGCGACGGTGATGGTGTCGGCGGCCGACGCCGGGACGGCAACCGAGGCCAGCAGCCCCGCCACCGCTAGACTTCCAATGCAACGCAGCTTCGTCATTTTCGCTTCTCCAGCCGGTGTTCCCATTATCGTTGATTTGGTATGCGAATTTGTATACAATTTTGAGTGTAATTCGCTGGAAGCCGATGTCAACACGCGCCATGACGTATTTTGGCGACGAAAGATTGAGGCCAAGGCCGGAGCCCTTGCTCTGCTCGAAACGGTCCTGTTTCAAGCAAGCGCCAAAAGGCCTTAAACTGCGAAACCACGACAGACCGTTGGAGGCGGGACGCTTGAGCAAGGAAAGAAAGAACACGCTGCGCGATTCGGTGTTCGAGAAGCTGAAGGCGCTGATCATCACCGGCCAGATCCCGCCCGGCTCCCGCGTCACGGAGACCGACATGGCCGAGCGCCTGAAGGTCAGCCGCACGCCGGTGCGCGAGGCCTTCAACCGGCTGGAGCGTGACGGCCTGGTGATCGGCCGCCCGCGCCAGGGCTATGTCGTGGCGGAGTTCAACCTGACCATGTTCCGCGAGGCCTTCGACATCCGCGAATTGCTCGACGGGCGCGCGACCGAACTGGCCGCGGCCACCGCCACCGCCGCCGACAAGACGAGGCTGCGCGCGATTCTTGCCGAATGCGAGCGGCTGGCCGCGATCCCCGACCGCAGCACCAGGGAGCAGTTCGAGGAATTGCAGGTCGGCATCGATTTGCACCGCGTGATTGCCGAAATCGGCGGCAACGAAATGCTGCACGGCATGCTCTGCGTCATACTCGACAAATGCCAGCAATATGTGTGGACAGAGCTCCTGTGGCTGGACGAGTGGAAGGTCACCCGCGAGGAACATACCGGCATCGTCGAAGCGATCTGCGCCGGCGACGTGGCCCTGGCGGGCGATCGCGCCCGCGCCCATGTGCGTGGGTCGCGTGAGAACATCCTGCGCCTGCTACAGGCCAAGTCCGACTATCAGGGTTTTTTCGCCAAGGCGTCGTGAGCCAAGCGGTCAATTGGTAAGCAAAGGGCAACTGGCGCCACGCCGCAGCCTGATGTGCGCCACGTCGCCGACGCTGAATTGAAAACCGTCAGCGCGGCGCGGAGCATCGATGATGATGGATGTCCCCTGCCCCAGTTCGGCGTGGAGGCGCAGCGTGCGGCCATGAAAGACAACGCCGCTTACCCGCGCCGGCGCGGTGCCGTCGGCGGCCTCGGTGGTCGCCAAAAGGTCCTCAGGACGCACGCCGATGGTGCGTGTGTCTCCGGCGGCCGGCGCCTCGCCGGTGTCGGATACAGCTTCCAACGCCAGCTCGCCAGCCGCAAAGCGCAGGCGCTCGCCATCGCAGCCGACGAAGCGCGACTGCAGGAGGTTCATGGTGCCGATGAAGGAGGCGACGAACTTCGTCGCAGGGCGGTCGTAGAGAATCGCCGGCGGCGCGATCTGCTCGATGAGGCCCTTGTTCATGACGACGATGCGGTCGGAGATCGACAGCGCCTCGGTCTGGTCATGGGTGACCATGACGAAGGTGGTGCCGAGGCGGGATTGCAGCCGCTTCAGCTCGACCTGCATCTGCTCGCGCAGATGCGCGTCAAGCGCCGACAGCGGCTCGTCGAGCAACAGAACGCGCGGCTGGCAGACGATGGCGCGGGCAAGCGCGACGCGCTGGCGCTGGCCGCCGGAGAGTTCGAAAACGCGGGCGCCGAGCTTGTCGGCAAGGCCGACCATGTCGAGCGCCTCGCCGACGCGTTTCGCCTGCTCGGCGCCGGACAGCCCGCGTAGCGACAGGCCGAAGCCGACATTCTCTGCGACGTCCATGTGCGGGAAGAGCGCATAGTCCTGGAAGACGGTATTGACCGGGCGATCGAAGGGCCTCAGGCCCGTTATGTCGCGGCCCTCAAGCAGAACATTGCCGCTGGTCGGGCTCTCGAAACCGGCAATGACGCGCAGGCTGGTGGTCTTGCCGCAACCGGACGGGCCGAGCAGGGTCAGGAACTCACCCGGAGCGATATCTAGCTCGACGGCGTCGAGACCAACCACACCACCCGGAAAGACCTTTGAGACCTTCTGCAATCGAACGAGCGCATCAGGCGCCATCGCGCACCTCGGAGGGTTTTGTCGTGTTGACCCAAAGGATCTCGCAGCGCTCGGCGCCGGGGTTGCGGAAGGCATGCAGCAGCGTGCTCTTGAAGGCAAAGCTGTCGCCGGCCTTGAGCACGTAGGAGGTTGCGTCCACCACCAGTTCGACCTCGCCGGCCATCACGAAGCCGAACTCATGGCCTGCATGGGCGTAGGCCTCGGCCGTTCCGCCGCCGGCCTCGACGCTCACCAGCATGCCGGTGAGCGTCGCGGCAGGCGGCGACAGCAGCGCCTTGGCGATGCCTTCCGACTTGACGGGGATCTGCCGCCGCTTGTCGGCGCGCACGCAGTAGAGATCATTGACCGCCTCATTGCCGTCGGCGATCAGTGCCGACGGTTCGATGTCTAGCGCGGCTGCAAGCGGCCAGATCACCTTGACGCGCAGCGATGACATGCCGCGCTCGATCTGGCTGAGCGCGCCTATCGAAATGCCGGCTTTTACCGCAAGCTCGGCCAGCGACAGCTTGCGCTCCAGCCTGAGCGCCCGCACGCGCCGGCCGACGCGCACATCGGCATCGTCCTTCGGCTTCTCGGCCGATTCGTCAAAAACATCCATGCGTTAGTCCTTGTTTGGTCTCTTTACCGGTGCGGCGCAGCGCCGCCAGCCTCCCCTTCTCCCCTTGTGGGAGGAGGTGTCGCCGAAGGCGACGGATGAGGGGTGTTCCAGCTTGGCAACGACGGCGATCCGTCCAACACCCCTCATCCGTCTCGGCGCTGCGCGCCGATCCACCTTCTCCCACAAGGGGAGAAGGTGGAGCCGCAGCTTACCCCCCGGCCTTCACCTTCTCGAACATCTTGGCGACGTCGTCATTCTGCTTCATCGGCCCGGTGAAGATCGTGGTCTTCAGCATCACTTCCGGATCCGACGGCAGTTGCAGCTTGTCCAGTTCGTCCTTCGCCACGCCGGCGAAAGCTGTGCTCAGCGAACTGCCGTAGCCATAGGACTGGATCAGATACTTGCCCGAGTCGGCGTCCAGCCGGCTGTTGATGAAGTCATAGGCGAGATCGACGTTCTTGGCGTCCTTCAGCATGACGAAGCCGCAGGACCAGGTCAGCATGCCCTCCTTCGGCTTCATGAACTCGACCGGCACGCCCTGTTTCTTCAGCGATGTGGCCGACGCGTTCCAGGTCATGGCGGCGACGAGCTGGCCGCTTGCCAGCGCCTGTTCGACCGAGGTCATGTCGGTGGTGTAGCTGGACAGCAGCGGCCGCTGCTCGCGCAGCTTCTCCGCCA
Coding sequences:
- a CDS encoding ABC transporter permease yields the protein MSMQSAILPHASAPTLNADALHADARRESFGLLALLSPGLLLVFAVIIVPIGWLFWLSLFDETGALSASNYARFFQQPSYIKTFLTTFKVAFAVTGACVVLGYPLAYMLSQLPRRAASICLVLVILPFWTSVLVRTYAWLVILQRKGLINSWLIDLGVISQPLPLANNFAGVIIGMTHIMLPFLVLPLYASMKTIDTDCLRAGMNLGASPAATFRQIFFPLSLPGLASGVVIVFVLCLGFFVTPALMGGGKVIMWAMRMEQTTSLYSNWGAGAALGVVLLAVTLALLGLFQWLLGARATGVWSSR
- a CDS encoding GntR family transcriptional regulator, encoding MSKERKNTLRDSVFEKLKALIITGQIPPGSRVTETDMAERLKVSRTPVREAFNRLERDGLVIGRPRQGYVVAEFNLTMFREAFDIRELLDGRATELAAATATAADKTRLRAILAECERLAAIPDRSTREQFEELQVGIDLHRVIAEIGGNEMLHGMLCVILDKCQQYVWTELLWLDEWKVTREEHTGIVEAICAGDVALAGDRARAHVRGSRENILRLLQAKSDYQGFFAKAS
- a CDS encoding ABC transporter permease; this encodes MSMENALPISHRQRLWLYGLGALVLLFLIAPSVIIVIMSFSGSTLLQFPPQEWSLRWYESYFGSVEWRDATIVSVKVAVMTMLVATPLGTAAAYAINIGTLRMTGAINALLTASLIIPVILIGIGTFFLYARIGLNNTLTGLVVAHTVQALPLVVLTVLSGLRSYDMNQEKVARSLGANRFSAFRQVTMPQIRFSIVSGALFAFITSFDEVVVSLFISGGETTTLTRRMFNALRDQIDPTIAAISTCLIVLSIVLLSAAQLFGRGR
- a CDS encoding ABC transporter ATP-binding protein, with the translated sequence MSIAPTALPIGISGIEKRFGGVSVLRDLSLDVAAGEFLTLLGPSGSGKTTLLMILAGFVRANAGSIKVGGEEIIAMPPHRRNIGMVFQNYALFPHMNVFHNIAFPLKQRRVSASETAERVEKALDLVQLKGLGERRVDQLSGGQRQRVALARAIVFEPRIVLMDEPLSALDKSLREHMQIELRNLHRRLGMTTVYVTHDQREAITMSDRIAVMNAGCIEQIDRPEVLYAAPKTRFVAGFIGDSNFIPVESRNGSVWYEDRKIRMTSAAPAAGCHLMVVRPEKLRLVADAPPAGSVNVIPATVGDVIYQGDSFACYATLRDGRQVTLRDYCRSDVLAKLPRPGEPVNLGIDADDVVLVAAD
- the ggt gene encoding gamma-glutamyltransferase, which produces MRDFQFPGRSPARSTEAMAATSHPLATLAAIEMLRSGGNAMDAAVCAAAVQAVVEPQSTGIGGDCFVLFCPKGQGKVLAFNGSGRAPAAATVDWYLENGFSELPKQGPHAVTVPGAVDAWCRLLEDHGRKGIADALAPAIHYAENGYVVHDRVAFDWEDPETDLSADEVAARIFLPGGQPPKAGDVHRQPELAETLRIIAKKGRAGFYEGAVADDIVGRLRQLGGLHTLDDFASTKGDYKNPVGIDYRGYGIHQMPPNNQGLTALLMLNVLSGFKLGELDPNGAERLHLEIEAGRLAYRDRDTFLGDQDHVAVPVKELLSGAYADRLRAAIDRERAMTELPRLDLPGSDTVYISVVDRDLNAVSFINSTYYSFGSGVVSPKSGVVLQNRGTSFRLDPKHPNAIAPGKRPMHTIMPGMMTKDGRAMMPFGVMGGGYQPFGHVHLLTNMIDFGMDPQQALDAPRVFYNSGVAEAERSVPVDAVAGLRRRGHQVMEPDHPLGGGQAVLIDWEKGTLTGASDPRKDGLALGY
- a CDS encoding cupin domain-containing protein translates to MDVFDESAEKPKDDADVRVGRRVRALRLERKLSLAELAVKAGISIGALSQIERGMSSLRVKVIWPLAAALDIEPSALIADGNEAVNDLYCVRADKRRQIPVKSEGIAKALLSPPAATLTGMLVSVEAGGGTAEAYAHAGHEFGFVMAGEVELVVDATSYVLKAGDSFAFKSTLLHAFRNPGAERCEILWVNTTKPSEVRDGA
- a CDS encoding ABC transporter substrate-binding protein, with the translated sequence MTKLRCIGSLAVAGLLASVAVPASAADTITVASWGGTYQEAQTKAFFKPTADALGITIKEDTTNGLDDVRLQVTGNAVKWDITELGADECARGSKEGLFEKLDYSVIDRSGINPKLVHDDWVGISYTSVVLIYRTDVFGDKGPKTWADFWDVEKFPGRRALSGSQATETLSVAALAKGIPIDKVYPVDIDGALQSVDKIRGHVDAWWTSGAQAMQLVKDGEVDMASIWNGRAGTLRKEGAPVSFSFDQGVLTADCMVIPKGSKNKDLAMKALAKFVSPDLQANLPLYVDNGPANEKAFETGKIPPERIKDINSAPDNVKKQVLQDPEFWRDTLVEATEKFDNLIQQ
- a CDS encoding ABC transporter ATP-binding protein produces the protein MAPDALVRLQKVSKVFPGGVVGLDAVELDIAPGEFLTLLGPSGCGKTTSLRVIAGFESPTSGNVLLEGRDITGLRPFDRPVNTVFQDYALFPHMDVAENVGFGLSLRGLSGAEQAKRVGEALDMVGLADKLGARVFELSGGQRQRVALARAIVCQPRVLLLDEPLSALDAHLREQMQVELKRLQSRLGTTFVMVTHDQTEALSISDRIVVMNKGLIEQIAPPAILYDRPATKFVASFIGTMNLLQSRFVGCDGERLRFAAGELALEAVSDTGEAPAAGDTRTIGVRPEDLLATTEAADGTAPARVSGVVFHGRTLRLHAELGQGTSIIIDAPRRADGFQFSVGDVAHIRLRRGASCPLLTN